A genome region from Pseudomonas sp. N3-W includes the following:
- the kdpC gene encoding potassium-transporting ATPase subunit KdpC, which translates to MSTMIRPALSLLVLMTLITGVAYPLVVTGVAQVAFPDQANGSLLRDADGKVRGSSLIAQDFTGDAWFHPRPSAGAFATVSSSASNFSPSNPALATRVIDDANKLLVPGQGPVPLAMLTTSGSGLDPHLPPQAIAYQLARVAQARDLPVATLTQLMDAHIERPLVGPPVVNVLELNIALEKL; encoded by the coding sequence ATGTCCACAATGATACGTCCGGCCCTGAGCCTGCTGGTGCTGATGACCCTGATCACCGGTGTCGCCTATCCCCTGGTGGTGACCGGTGTCGCACAGGTTGCGTTCCCCGATCAGGCTAATGGCAGCCTGTTGCGCGATGCCGACGGCAAGGTTCGTGGCTCGTCGCTGATTGCCCAGGATTTCACCGGTGACGCCTGGTTCCACCCACGCCCATCGGCAGGTGCGTTTGCCACCGTGTCGAGCAGCGCCAGCAACTTCTCGCCAAGTAACCCGGCGCTGGCCACTCGCGTGATCGACGATGCCAACAAACTGCTGGTGCCTGGTCAGGGGCCAGTGCCATTGGCGATGCTCACGACCTCTGGCAGTGGCCTCGATCCGCACTTGCCACCGCAGGCGATTGCCTATCAACTGGCGCGTGTCGCGCAAGCCCGGGATCTGCCAGTAGCCACGCTTACGCAATTGATGGATGCCCACATCGAACGGCCGCTGGTGGGGCCGCCGGTGGTGAATGTGCTTGAGTTGAATATCGCGCTTGAGAAACTGTAA
- the kdpB gene encoding potassium-transporting ATPase subunit KdpB produces MNMPVNKPVLVKAPEQPKTAISALWRPALVQAFVKLDPRQLQRAPVMLVVELTAILTTVLCLIPDSTVPTYVAAQIALWLWFTVLFANFAEALAEGRGKARADSLKAGSEGLSARRRTSNGTFQVVPATSLRKDDVVRVEAGEMIPGDGEVIEGIAAVNEAAITGESAPVIRESGGDRSAVTGNTRLVSDWLLVRITANPGESTLDRMIALVEGAKRQKTPNEVALDILLIGLTLIFLLVVVTLQPFAHFANGSLPLVFLVALLVTLIPTTIGGLLSAIGIAGMDRLVRLNVIAKSGRAVEAAGDVHVLLLDKTGTITFGNRRCTAVYAAPGVSGKELAEGALFASLADDTAEGKSIVEYLRGLHPQPEPSPELLSVVPFSAETRLSGVDYQGRVYRKGAVDSLLAFVGLKRADLAPSLSREIDKIAQSGGTPLLVCAEGKLLGAIHLKDVVKPGIRERFAELRKLGIRTVMVTGDNPLTAAAIAAEAGVDDVLAEATPEKKLARIRHEQNDGRLVAMCGDGANDAPALAQADVGMAMNDGTQAAREAANMVDLDSDPTKLLDVVQIGKELLVTRGALTTFSIANDVAKYFAILPALFAAIYPQLGVLNIMHLSSPQSAILSAIVFNALIIVALIPLALRGVRVQAASAAALLRRNLLIYGVGGLLVPFVGIKAIDMLLTALHLV; encoded by the coding sequence ATGAATATGCCCGTAAACAAGCCAGTGCTCGTCAAGGCACCGGAACAACCGAAAACCGCAATCTCGGCCCTGTGGCGTCCGGCGCTGGTCCAAGCCTTCGTCAAGCTCGACCCTCGGCAATTGCAGCGCGCGCCGGTGATGCTGGTGGTCGAACTGACCGCGATCCTGACCACCGTGCTGTGCTTGATCCCTGACAGCACCGTGCCCACCTACGTCGCCGCGCAAATCGCGCTGTGGCTGTGGTTCACTGTGTTGTTCGCCAACTTCGCCGAGGCACTGGCCGAAGGTCGCGGCAAGGCCCGCGCCGACAGCCTCAAGGCGGGCAGCGAAGGCCTGAGCGCCCGGCGCAGAACGTCCAATGGCACCTTCCAGGTGGTGCCCGCCACCAGCCTGCGCAAGGATGACGTGGTGCGCGTCGAAGCTGGAGAGATGATCCCCGGCGACGGCGAGGTGATTGAAGGCATCGCCGCCGTCAACGAAGCCGCGATTACCGGTGAATCCGCTCCGGTGATTCGTGAGTCCGGTGGCGACCGTTCGGCGGTCACCGGCAACACACGACTGGTGTCCGACTGGCTGCTGGTACGCATCACCGCCAACCCCGGTGAGTCGACCCTGGACCGCATGATCGCGCTGGTCGAAGGCGCCAAACGCCAGAAAACCCCGAACGAAGTAGCACTCGATATCCTGCTGATTGGCCTGACCCTGATCTTCCTGCTGGTGGTCGTCACCCTGCAACCATTTGCCCACTTCGCCAACGGCAGCCTGCCGCTGGTGTTCCTGGTGGCGCTGCTGGTCACGCTGATCCCGACCACCATTGGCGGTTTGTTGTCCGCCATCGGCATCGCCGGCATGGACCGTCTGGTGCGCCTGAACGTGATCGCCAAGTCCGGTCGCGCCGTGGAAGCGGCGGGGGACGTGCACGTCCTGCTGCTGGACAAGACCGGCACCATCACCTTCGGCAACCGTCGTTGCACCGCCGTGTACGCAGCACCAGGTGTGAGCGGCAAGGAACTGGCCGAGGGCGCGCTGTTCGCCTCGCTGGCCGATGACACTGCTGAAGGCAAATCCATCGTCGAATACCTGCGCGGCCTGCATCCGCAACCGGAGCCGTCCCCAGAGTTGCTGAGCGTCGTGCCGTTCAGCGCCGAAACCCGCTTGTCCGGCGTCGACTATCAGGGCCGTGTGTATCGCAAGGGGGCGGTGGATTCGCTGCTCGCTTTCGTCGGTCTGAAGCGCGCCGATCTGGCCCCGTCGCTGTCCCGTGAAATCGACAAGATTGCCCAGAGCGGCGGTACGCCATTGCTGGTTTGCGCCGAGGGCAAGCTGCTGGGCGCGATCCACCTCAAGGACGTGGTCAAGCCGGGCATCCGTGAACGTTTTGCCGAGCTGCGCAAGCTGGGCATTCGCACCGTCATGGTTACTGGCGACAACCCGCTGACGGCTGCCGCAATTGCTGCCGAGGCGGGTGTGGATGACGTCCTGGCCGAAGCCACGCCGGAGAAAAAACTGGCGCGGATTCGCCATGAGCAGAACGATGGTCGTCTGGTCGCCATGTGCGGCGACGGTGCCAACGATGCTCCGGCGCTGGCTCAGGCTGATGTGGGCATGGCGATGAACGACGGCACGCAAGCAGCACGCGAGGCGGCGAACATGGTCGACCTCGACAGCGACCCGACCAAGCTGCTGGACGTGGTGCAGATCGGCAAGGAGTTGCTGGTGACACGCGGCGCGTTGACGACCTTTTCCATCGCCAACGACGTGGCCAAGTACTTCGCCATCCTGCCGGCACTGTTCGCAGCGATCTACCCGCAACTGGGGGTGCTGAACATCATGCACCTGAGCAGTCCGCAGAGCGCGATTCTCTCGGCCATCGTGTTCAACGCCTTGATCATCGTGGCGCTGATTCCACTGGCCCTGCGTGGCGTGCGCGTGCAGGCGGCGAGTGCGGCGGCGTTGTTGCGCCGCAACCTGTTGATCTATGGGGTGGGCGGGTTGCTGGTGCCGTTTGTGGGCATCAAGGCCATCGACATGCTGTTGACGGCGTTGCATCTGGTTTGA
- the kdpA gene encoding potassium-transporting ATPase subunit KdpA, whose product MHSYDYWLILAFFAVVLIPAPFLGRFYYKVMEGQRTWLSPILGPVERGCYRVAGVDPQAEQSWQKYTLALLAFNLAGFLLLFAILMFQDHLPLNPQNLPGQEWTQAFNTAVSFMTNTNWQSYSGEATLSYLSQMVGLTVQNFVSAATGLAVLVALCRGIGRKSSKTLGNFWVDMTRATLYGLLPLCLLLALFLVWQGVPQTFAHYVNAVTMQGVDQVIPLGPAASQIAIKQLGTNGGGFFGVNSAHPFENPTAWSDLFEMASIILIPVALVFTFGHYVKDLRQSRAIMACMLTLFLIGGAVSMWAEYQPNPTLANAAVEQTAPLEGKEARFGTTGTVLWSVTTTAASNGSVNGMHDSLNPLSGMVALVNMMVGEVIFGGVGAGLYGMLLNVLIAVFLAGLMIGRTPEYLGKKLQAREVQLLVVTLLVMPVGVLVLGAIAASLPGPAGTISNPGPHGFSQLLYAYTSASANNGSAFGGLSANTTFHNLMLGLGMLIGRFGYILPVLALAGSLAMKKTAPIGQNSFPTHGPLFVTLLTVTILLVGGLTFLPTLALGPIAEHLSMGF is encoded by the coding sequence ATGCACAGTTATGACTATTGGCTGATCCTGGCCTTCTTTGCCGTGGTGTTGATCCCGGCACCGTTTCTGGGGCGTTTCTACTACAAGGTAATGGAAGGTCAGCGCACTTGGCTGTCGCCGATTCTCGGTCCGGTCGAGCGAGGCTGCTACCGGGTGGCCGGCGTTGATCCGCAGGCCGAACAGAGCTGGCAGAAATACACCCTGGCCCTGCTCGCCTTTAACCTGGCGGGCTTTTTGTTGCTGTTCGCGATCCTGATGTTCCAGGACCACTTGCCGCTCAACCCGCAAAACCTGCCGGGCCAGGAGTGGACGCAGGCGTTCAACACCGCCGTCAGTTTCATGACCAACACCAACTGGCAGTCCTACAGCGGCGAAGCAACCCTCAGCTACCTGAGTCAGATGGTCGGCCTCACCGTGCAGAACTTCGTCAGCGCCGCCACCGGCCTCGCGGTGCTGGTTGCGTTGTGCCGCGGCATCGGCCGCAAATCGAGCAAGACCCTGGGCAACTTCTGGGTCGACATGACCCGCGCTACCCTCTACGGCCTGCTGCCGCTGTGCCTGCTGCTGGCGCTGTTCCTGGTGTGGCAGGGCGTGCCACAAACCTTCGCGCACTATGTCAATGCGGTGACGATGCAGGGCGTTGATCAGGTTATTCCACTGGGGCCGGCCGCCAGCCAGATTGCGATCAAGCAACTGGGCACCAACGGTGGTGGCTTCTTCGGTGTCAACTCGGCACACCCATTCGAGAACCCGACCGCCTGGAGCGATCTGTTCGAGATGGCGTCGATCATCCTGATCCCGGTCGCGCTGGTATTCACCTTCGGCCACTACGTGAAAGACCTGCGTCAGAGCCGGGCAATCATGGCCTGCATGCTGACGCTGTTCCTGATCGGCGGTGCGGTTTCGATGTGGGCCGAATACCAGCCTAACCCAACCCTCGCCAACGCCGCCGTCGAGCAGACCGCGCCGCTGGAAGGCAAGGAAGCACGCTTCGGCACCACTGGCACCGTGTTGTGGTCGGTGACGACGACAGCAGCCTCCAACGGTTCGGTCAACGGCATGCACGACAGCCTCAACCCGCTGAGTGGCATGGTCGCGCTGGTCAACATGATGGTCGGCGAAGTGATTTTCGGCGGCGTCGGTGCCGGTCTTTACGGCATGTTGCTCAACGTGTTGATCGCGGTGTTCCTCGCCGGCCTGATGATTGGCCGCACTCCGGAATACCTCGGCAAGAAGCTTCAGGCCAGGGAAGTGCAGTTGCTGGTAGTGACCCTGCTGGTGATGCCGGTGGGCGTGCTCGTCCTCGGTGCGATTGCCGCGAGCCTGCCCGGGCCTGCCGGCACCATCAGCAACCCCGGTCCTCATGGCTTCAGTCAGTTGCTCTACGCCTACACCTCGGCCAGTGCCAACAACGGCTCGGCGTTCGGCGGTCTGAGTGCCAATACCACGTTCCACAACCTGATGCTCGGCCTTGGCATGTTGATCGGTCGCTTCGGTTACATCCTCCCGGTACTGGCCCTGGCCGGCAGCCTGGCGATGAAGAAAACCGCACCGATCGGCCAGAACAGCTTCCCGACCCACGGCCCGCTGTTCGTGACCTTGCTGACCGTGACCATCTTGCTGGTGGGCGGCCTGACTTTCCTGCCAACCCTGGCGCTGGGTCCTATCGCTGAACATTTGAGCATGGGCTTCTAA
- the kdpF gene encoding K(+)-transporting ATPase subunit F, with the protein MSVLDGVSLLLAVGLFIYLLVALLRADRG; encoded by the coding sequence ATGAGTGTTCTGGACGGGGTGTCACTGCTGCTGGCAGTGGGGCTGTTCATTTATCTGTTGGTTGCGCTATTGCGCGCGGATCGGGGCTAG